GCGCCCACGATCTGCCTCGACGATGCTTTCGCCGAGCTTGATGCGGAGCGCAGCAGGAGACTGGGCGCGATGATCGAGGCGATGGCGGCCAGCGGGAAACAGGTCATCGCGGCCGTACCGAAAGCCGAAGAGGTGCCACGGGTGATCAGCGGACTGCCCATGCGGAGAATCGAGAATGGCGCGGTACGCGCGTAAGGGCGCGCCGGCGCGGGTGTCGGATGTGCTCGCGGGCTTTCTCAAGTCCGCCGGCATCGCCCGGCGCGTCGAGCAGGCCACGATCGTCGAAGAGTGGCCCAGGCTGGTGGGGCCGGAGATCGCGCGCGCCGCGGTGTGCGAATCGGTGACCCAGGACGGGACGCTGTTCGTGCGGGTGAAGTCGAGTGCGTGGAGGCAGGAGCTGAGTCTGATGACGCCGGATATCATGGCGAGGATCAACGCGGGACGGAAGAAAGGGCGGATCGAGAGGATCAGGTGGATCGTCGGGAGCGGGGAGCGGGGAGCCGGACCGTGAGCAGCGGGAGCCGGGAGCCGGGAGCCGGACGTTGACCAGCGGGAGCCGGGAGCCGGGAGCCGTACCGTGAGCGGCGCACCGCTGGTTCCGGCCCTCCCGTTGACCACTCGTCAGGCGGCGGGGAAGATCTTCGCGGCGCAGCTGCGCCTCATCGCCCATCACGAGAAGGGCGCGCGGCATGGCGGCGAGCCGGAGGACGTGCACCAGATGCGCGTCGCCACCAGGAGGCTCCGCGCGGCGCTCCGGCTCTTCGAGGGGTTCCTGGCGCCCAGGAAGCGCATCCGCCTGGATCTACCGTGGATCGCTCGGCGGCTGGGGCGGGTGCGGGACCACGACGTCGTCATCGCGCTGCTCGAGGAGCGTCACGCTGAAGCTCTCGGCGGCGCCGAGGCCAAGCGGCTCGAGGCCCTGCTCGCCGGGCTCAAGGAGCGTCGGTACGCCGCCCAGGAACGCCTCGAGAAGGGCTTGAAGCACCGACGCTATGAGAAGCTGCGGCGGGCGCTGGACGAGTTCGCGAAGCGGCCGCGCTTCACGGGTGAAGAGGACGTGATGGCGGCAAAGACGCTCGCCGAGGCGATCGAGGAGCGCGGCGGGATCATCGCGAAGGATGGGGCGATGACCGAGCCCGACCCGACGCCCGACCAGCTGCACGGTCTACGGATCGAGTTCAAGCGGCTGCGCTACGTGCTCGACTTCCACTCCGACACCTGCGGCTTGGC
This DNA window, taken from Gemmatimonadales bacterium, encodes the following:
- a CDS encoding DUF721 domain-containing protein; translation: MARYARKGAPARVSDVLAGFLKSAGIARRVEQATIVEEWPRLVGPEIARAAVCESVTQDGTLFVRVKSSAWRQELSLMTPDIMARINAGRKKGRIERIRWIVGSGERGAGP
- a CDS encoding CHAD domain-containing protein; protein product: MSGAPLVPALPLTTRQAAGKIFAAQLRLIAHHEKGARHGGEPEDVHQMRVATRRLRAALRLFEGFLAPRKRIRLDLPWIARRLGRVRDHDVVIALLEERHAEALGGAEAKRLEALLAGLKERRYAAQERLEKGLKHRRYEKLRRALDEFAKRPRFTGEEDVMAAKTLAEAIEERGGIIAKDGAMTEPDPTPDQLHGLRIEFKRLRYVLDFHSDTCGLAYEVERKLTRDMQECLGELHDHDLLLYWLELGEDFFAGPWRTLQPRLAEDRKKLLRRFLRLRKQWLERTQAEPTVATTEEPKFVSLEAAPVTLRLITTPKQVASTMVG